One stretch of Nocardia mangyaensis DNA includes these proteins:
- a CDS encoding ferredoxin--NADP reductase, with the protein MARPPLFQRATVTRIIKETADARTFVLAPHAGPVTYLAGQFCTFRVPVEGTELFRSYSMSSAPETDAELMTTVKRVAGGRVSNWLIDNLVEGDVVEMSRPAGRFCLRESTRPLLGFAGGSGITPILSLTKSTLATTDRRVRLLCADRDRASVIFDATLDDLVARYPTRLEVRRHLDADSGFLDPAAVRAFVGADAAGEHYICGPEAFMAMVETALPGPGAVYSERFGAAEPIPAAEPEPAVPTPAATAGTVTVTLGRTTVTVPRNAGETLLESARRGGLTPPFSCEAGNCATCMATLTQGSATMRVNDALTDDEVAEGYVLTCQAIPDTTETTIRYE; encoded by the coding sequence ATGGCGAGACCTCCCCTGTTCCAACGCGCGACGGTGACCCGGATCATCAAGGAGACAGCCGATGCCCGCACCTTCGTCCTCGCTCCACACGCGGGCCCGGTGACGTACCTTGCGGGTCAGTTCTGCACGTTCCGGGTGCCGGTCGAGGGCACCGAGCTGTTCCGGTCGTACTCCATGTCGAGCGCGCCCGAAACCGACGCCGAGCTCATGACCACGGTCAAACGGGTAGCCGGCGGCCGGGTGTCGAACTGGCTGATCGACAACCTCGTAGAGGGAGACGTGGTCGAGATGAGCAGGCCGGCCGGCAGATTCTGCCTGCGCGAGAGCACACGCCCCCTGCTCGGCTTCGCCGGCGGTAGCGGCATCACCCCGATCCTCTCGCTGACCAAGAGCACGCTGGCCACCACCGATCGGCGAGTGCGCCTGCTGTGTGCCGACCGCGACCGGGCCTCGGTGATCTTCGACGCGACCCTCGACGATCTGGTCGCGCGCTATCCCACCCGCCTCGAGGTCCGCCGGCATCTGGATGCCGACAGCGGGTTCCTCGATCCCGCCGCCGTCCGGGCTTTCGTCGGTGCCGACGCGGCGGGCGAGCACTACATCTGTGGGCCGGAAGCCTTCATGGCGATGGTCGAGACCGCGCTACCGGGGCCGGGCGCCGTCTACAGCGAACGATTCGGCGCGGCCGAACCGATACCCGCGGCTGAACCGGAGCCCGCGGTGCCGACCCCCGCCGCCACCGCGGGCACGGTCACCGTCACCCTCGGCCGCACGACGGTGACGGTGCCCCGCAATGCGGGTGAGACACTGCTGGAGAGCGCGCGACGCGGCGGCCTCACCCCGCCGTTCTCCTGCGAAGCGGGCAACTGCGCGACCTGCATGGCCACCCTCACCCAGGGCTCGGCGACGATGCGCGTCAACGACGCGCTCACCGACGACGAAGTGGCCGAGGGGTATGTGCTCACCTGCCAGGCGATCCCCGACACGACCGAGACCACGATCCGCTACGAGTAG
- a CDS encoding CaiB/BaiF CoA transferase family protein codes for MSGIRILEVGTMLAGPYATMMLADLGAEVTKLEPMGGDISRQVGDSYFASLNRGKRSISIDLTTVRGQDQLGELVMDAHALLVNLKPSAIHRLGLTYAALRRWNERIVCVAITGFGLNAGDDPAFDYVIQAATGIAALTGDPSGPPTLPGYSSADNSTGLTAALGLLAQVVSGVGGQVEVSLRDVMLSQLNYHASAYLNDGTVPQRRPFGAHTYYVPAQIFPTADGYLALFITHDGFWRRFAEEAAVDGFATMAERASRREEVLAAVATALAADTATGWESRLRPLGIPAAAVRTLPEALDATPEALVHAGRHRLVGSPIRIAGYEPAYGPPPRLGEHNG; via the coding sequence CTGTCGGGCATCCGGATACTCGAGGTGGGCACCATGTTGGCCGGACCTTATGCCACCATGATGCTCGCCGATCTCGGCGCCGAGGTCACCAAGCTGGAGCCGATGGGCGGGGACATCTCCCGGCAGGTGGGGGACAGCTATTTCGCCAGCCTCAATCGGGGCAAGCGCAGCATCAGCATCGACCTGACCACCGTGCGGGGCCAAGATCAGCTCGGGGAGCTGGTGATGGACGCGCACGCGCTGCTGGTGAACTTGAAACCGTCGGCGATCCACCGGCTCGGCCTGACCTACGCGGCGCTGCGGCGGTGGAACGAGCGCATCGTCTGTGTGGCGATCACCGGGTTCGGCTTGAACGCCGGGGACGACCCGGCCTTCGACTATGTCATCCAGGCGGCCACCGGCATCGCCGCGCTCACCGGAGATCCATCGGGCCCGCCGACGCTGCCGGGCTATTCCTCGGCCGACAATTCCACCGGGCTGACCGCGGCGCTGGGTCTGCTGGCGCAGGTCGTGTCCGGCGTCGGCGGCCAGGTGGAGGTGTCACTGCGCGATGTCATGCTCTCGCAGCTGAACTACCACGCCTCGGCCTACCTGAACGACGGGACGGTGCCGCAGCGCCGCCCGTTCGGAGCGCACACGTATTACGTTCCCGCGCAGATCTTTCCGACGGCCGATGGGTATTTGGCGCTGTTCATCACCCACGACGGTTTCTGGCGGCGCTTCGCCGAGGAGGCGGCCGTGGACGGGTTCGCGACCATGGCGGAGCGGGCGAGTCGGCGCGAGGAAGTCCTCGCCGCCGTCGCCACCGCGCTCGCGGCTGATACCGCGACGGGCTGGGAATCGCGGCTGCGGCCACTCGGCATCCCGGCCGCCGCGGTGCGGACCCTGCCCGAGGCACTGGACGCGACTCCGGAAGCACTGGTCCACGCGGGGCGGCATCGGCTGGTGGGCAGTCCGATCCGAATCGCCGGGTACGAGCCCGCGTACGGCCCGCCGCCGCGGTTGGGTGAGCACAACGGCTGA
- a CDS encoding TIGR03564 family F420-dependent LLM class oxidoreductase: MRIGVMIGPEKGDAARKLTRMLDDIEWAETAGLDTAWIPQIPTDFDALITIALMGRATTRIELGTAVVPLQAQHPIALARQALSAQAAAGGRLALGIGPSHHWIVREMLGLPYEKPAAYTADYLEVLNAGLRGPGTVDVENATFTVHNPLDLGPVAPVPVLLAALGPVMLRIAGEHTDGTILWMADERAVGAHVVPRITKAAAEAGRPAPRVVAGLPVCLCRPSEVAEAKARANRILGEAEVSPNYQRLLETGDARDIGDICVAGDEKAIAAALGRYGDAGATDLSVRLLPIGDTRDELVASKRRTRAMIAELAKDLR; this comes from the coding sequence GTGCGTATCGGAGTGATGATCGGGCCGGAGAAGGGCGATGCGGCTCGCAAACTGACCAGGATGCTCGACGACATCGAGTGGGCCGAAACGGCCGGTCTGGACACCGCGTGGATACCGCAGATCCCGACCGATTTCGACGCGCTGATCACCATCGCGCTGATGGGACGAGCGACCACCCGGATCGAATTGGGTACCGCGGTGGTGCCGCTGCAGGCCCAGCACCCCATCGCCCTTGCCCGGCAGGCGCTGTCCGCGCAGGCCGCGGCGGGTGGACGGCTGGCGCTGGGCATCGGTCCCTCGCACCACTGGATCGTGCGCGAGATGCTCGGGTTGCCGTATGAGAAGCCGGCCGCCTACACCGCGGACTACCTGGAGGTGCTCAACGCCGGATTGCGTGGGCCGGGCACGGTGGATGTCGAGAACGCCACCTTCACGGTGCACAATCCGCTCGATCTCGGCCCGGTGGCACCGGTGCCGGTGCTGCTCGCCGCGCTCGGCCCGGTGATGCTGCGCATCGCGGGCGAGCACACCGACGGGACCATCCTGTGGATGGCCGATGAGCGGGCGGTGGGAGCCCATGTCGTACCACGCATCACGAAGGCGGCGGCCGAAGCGGGCCGTCCCGCGCCGCGTGTGGTCGCGGGTCTACCGGTGTGCCTGTGTCGTCCGTCCGAGGTGGCGGAGGCGAAGGCCCGAGCGAACCGCATTCTGGGCGAAGCCGAGGTATCGCCCAACTACCAGCGCCTGCTGGAAACCGGTGACGCCCGCGACATCGGTGACATCTGCGTGGCCGGCGACGAGAAGGCCATCGCCGCGGCCCTTGGCCGGTACGGCGATGCCGGGGCCACCGATCTGTCGGTGCGTCTGCTGCCGATCGGCGACACCCGTGACGAGCTGGTCGCTTCCAAGCGGCGCACCAGGGCGATGATCGCCGAGCTGGCCAAGGACCTACGGTGA
- a CDS encoding cobalamin B12-binding domain-containing protein codes for MTARVLVAKPGLDGHDRGAKIVARALRDAGFEVVFTGIRQRIEDIVSIALQEDVAVVGLSILSGAHVSLTTRTVDALRAAGAGDIAVIVGGTIPQSDVARLLEVGAAAVFPTGTSLETLVTEIRALTNVPSPDPSA; via the coding sequence ATGACCGCCCGCGTGCTGGTCGCCAAACCGGGCCTCGACGGCCACGATCGCGGGGCCAAGATCGTCGCCCGCGCGCTGCGCGACGCCGGTTTCGAAGTGGTCTTCACCGGTATCCGCCAACGCATCGAGGACATCGTGTCGATCGCGCTGCAGGAGGACGTCGCCGTTGTCGGGCTGAGCATCCTCTCGGGTGCGCACGTGTCGCTGACCACCCGCACCGTCGACGCGCTACGGGCGGCAGGCGCGGGCGATATCGCCGTGATCGTCGGCGGCACCATTCCACAGTCGGATGTGGCCCGGCTGCTCGAAGTCGGTGCGGCGGCGGTGTTCCCGACCGGCACTTCGCTGGAAACCCTGGTCACCGAGATCCGGGCGCTGACGAATGTCCCGTCCCCTGATCCGAGTGCCTGA
- a CDS encoding methylmalonyl-CoA mutase family protein, producing MNDPIQTSSGIPLSPVYGPADRAAEPPAPGGFPFTRGNFASGYRGRLWTFRQYSGFGTAEESNRRYRYLLDQGGTGLSVALDLPTQCGYDSDDPEVTEEVGRVGVAVDTLADAEILFDGMPLDKISTSFTINGTAAILLALYVAAAEKKGVPREKLTGTIQNDILKEYASRGTWIWPPEPSLRLIADTIEFCAAEVPRFNAISVAGAHFRDAGANAVQEMAFTLADGVTYCDTVVERGRMTIDQFAPQISFFFYTHGDFFEEIAKYRAGRRRWATVVRERYGATTDKASMFRFGCVAGGASLYAPQAQNNLVRVAYESMASVLGGVQSMFTAAWDEPFALPSEESATLALRTQQILAYETGVTRVADPLGGSYFVEALTDETEARIIDIMDDLERHGGMVAAIEDGYLQGLIADEAYQLHKDVEAGTRPVVGVNRFVSDEPAPEIATYELDAEGRDLQLKRLARVKAERDSVAVRSCLTALSTAAEGNENLMHYLIECANAYCTVGEMTAALKSVWGEFQQPVVF from the coding sequence ATGAACGATCCGATACAGACCTCGTCCGGCATCCCGCTCTCGCCGGTCTACGGACCGGCGGACCGAGCCGCCGAGCCGCCCGCGCCGGGCGGCTTCCCCTTCACGCGCGGCAACTTCGCCTCCGGCTATCGCGGGCGGTTGTGGACGTTTCGCCAGTACTCCGGCTTCGGCACGGCCGAGGAGTCCAATCGCCGTTATCGCTACCTGCTGGACCAGGGCGGAACCGGGTTGTCGGTCGCGCTGGATCTACCGACCCAATGTGGTTACGACTCCGACGATCCGGAGGTGACCGAAGAGGTCGGCCGAGTCGGCGTCGCGGTGGACACCCTGGCCGACGCCGAAATCCTCTTCGACGGCATGCCGCTGGACAAGATCAGTACCAGCTTCACGATCAACGGCACGGCCGCGATCCTGCTGGCGTTGTATGTGGCGGCCGCCGAGAAGAAGGGTGTGCCCCGCGAAAAGCTCACCGGCACCATCCAAAACGACATCCTGAAGGAGTACGCCTCGCGCGGCACGTGGATCTGGCCGCCGGAACCGTCCCTGCGGTTGATCGCCGACACCATCGAGTTCTGTGCGGCCGAGGTGCCGAGATTCAACGCGATTTCGGTGGCGGGCGCGCACTTTCGCGACGCCGGCGCGAACGCGGTGCAGGAGATGGCGTTCACCCTCGCCGACGGTGTCACCTACTGCGACACCGTGGTCGAACGCGGCCGGATGACCATCGACCAGTTCGCGCCGCAGATCTCGTTCTTCTTCTACACCCACGGTGACTTCTTCGAGGAGATCGCCAAATATCGTGCGGGACGCAGGCGGTGGGCGACGGTCGTGCGCGAGCGCTACGGGGCCACCACCGACAAGGCCTCGATGTTCCGCTTCGGCTGTGTCGCGGGCGGTGCCTCGCTGTACGCGCCGCAGGCACAGAACAACCTGGTGCGAGTCGCCTACGAGTCGATGGCCTCGGTGCTGGGCGGGGTGCAGTCGATGTTCACCGCGGCCTGGGACGAGCCGTTCGCGTTGCCGAGTGAGGAGTCGGCGACGCTGGCGTTGCGCACTCAGCAGATTCTCGCCTATGAAACCGGGGTCACCCGGGTCGCCGATCCGCTCGGTGGTTCCTACTTCGTCGAGGCGCTGACCGACGAGACCGAGGCTCGCATCATCGACATCATGGATGACCTCGAGCGGCACGGTGGCATGGTGGCCGCGATCGAGGACGGTTACCTGCAGGGCCTGATCGCCGATGAGGCCTACCAGCTCCACAAGGACGTCGAGGCCGGCACCCGTCCGGTCGTCGGGGTCAACCGTTTCGTCTCCGACGAGCCCGCACCCGAGATCGCGACCTACGAACTCGATGCCGAGGGCCGCGACCTGCAACTGAAGCGGCTCGCCAGGGTGAAGGCCGAACGCGATTCCGTGGCCGTTCGGAGCTGTCTCACCGCCTTGTCCACGGCCGCCGAGGGAAACGAGAACCTGATGCATTACCTGATCGAGTGCGCGAACGCGTACTGCACGGTGGGGGAGATGACCGCCGCGCTGAAAAGTGTCTGGGGCGAGTTCCAGCAGCCGGTGGTGTTCTGA
- a CDS encoding SDR family oxidoreductase, producing the protein MPSENAVLTDRTLVISGGSRGIGLAIALAAARQHANLVLLAKTSQPHPRLPGTVHTAVTEVESAGGKAVAVVGDVRDEADVQRAVDTAIERFGGIDICVNNASAIGVEPTESLSAKRFDLMQQINLRGTFLLTKACLPHLRASTNPHVLTVSPPVNMNPRWLGAHPAYTLSKYGMTLLSLGWAAEFADAGIAVNCLWPQTYIATSAVANMADGESLISAARSPEIMADAAIEILSRPARTTSGNCYIDAEVLTATGIEDLSGYGGGANPTLDLFLD; encoded by the coding sequence ATGCCCAGCGAGAACGCCGTACTCACCGACCGAACACTGGTCATCTCCGGCGGCTCTCGCGGGATCGGTTTGGCCATCGCGCTGGCCGCCGCGCGACAGCACGCCAATCTGGTTCTCCTGGCCAAGACTTCGCAGCCGCACCCGCGGCTGCCCGGCACCGTGCACACCGCGGTGACCGAGGTGGAGTCCGCGGGCGGCAAGGCTGTCGCCGTGGTCGGCGACGTACGCGACGAAGCCGACGTGCAGCGGGCGGTCGACACCGCGATCGAACGATTCGGCGGCATCGACATCTGCGTGAACAACGCCAGTGCGATCGGCGTCGAACCGACCGAGAGCCTCTCGGCCAAGAGATTCGATCTCATGCAGCAGATCAACCTGCGTGGCACGTTCCTGTTGACCAAGGCCTGCCTGCCGCACCTGCGCGCCTCGACGAACCCCCACGTGCTCACCGTGTCGCCGCCGGTGAACATGAATCCGCGCTGGCTCGGCGCACATCCCGCCTACACGCTGTCCAAATACGGGATGACCCTGCTGTCGCTCGGCTGGGCCGCCGAGTTCGCCGACGCGGGCATCGCGGTGAATTGCCTGTGGCCCCAGACCTATATCGCCACCTCGGCGGTCGCGAACATGGCCGACGGCGAAAGCCTGATCTCCGCCGCGCGCAGCCCCGAGATCATGGCCGACGCCGCGATCGAGATCCTGTCCCGACCCGCCCGCACCACCAGCGGGAACTGCTACATCGACGCGGAAGTACTCACCGCGACCGGGATCGAGGACCTGTCCGGCTACGGCGGTGGCGCCAACCCGACGCTCGACCTCTTTCTCGACTGA
- a CDS encoding ferredoxin: MRVSVDGTKCEGHALCAGIAPTVFEVNTEDLAVVVDESPDGATQSEVHSAASACPTMAIVLRES, encoded by the coding sequence ATGAGGGTGTCGGTCGACGGGACCAAATGTGAGGGCCATGCCCTGTGCGCGGGTATCGCGCCGACGGTGTTCGAGGTGAACACCGAGGACTTGGCCGTGGTGGTCGACGAATCTCCGGATGGTGCGACACAATCCGAAGTTCACTCGGCGGCGTCGGCGTGCCCGACGATGGCGATCGTGTTGCGCGAGAGCTAG
- a CDS encoding mycofactocin-coupled SDR family oxidoreductase, whose product MTGRVEGKVAFITGAARGQGRSHAVRLAQEGADIIAIDVCKQLDNVPFAMSTPEDLATTADLIRGQGRRVVTAEVDVRDYDGLKAAVDGGVAELGRLDIIVANAGIGNEGGALVDLQENLWDDMIDVNLGGVWKSVKAAVPHMIAGERGGSVILTSSVGGLKAYPNIGHYVAAKHGVVGLMRTFAVELAQHSIRVNSVHPTHVNTPMVMNEGTYKLFRPDLESPGPADLEPIARLFHTLPVAWIEPEDVSNAVLYLASDEARYVTGVPLPIDAGGMLK is encoded by the coding sequence ATGACCGGACGGGTCGAAGGCAAGGTCGCATTCATCACCGGAGCGGCGCGCGGTCAAGGCCGTAGTCACGCGGTGCGATTGGCGCAGGAAGGCGCGGACATCATCGCCATCGATGTCTGCAAACAACTCGACAACGTGCCGTTCGCGATGTCGACCCCGGAGGATCTGGCGACCACCGCTGATCTCATCCGGGGCCAGGGCAGGCGAGTGGTCACCGCCGAGGTGGACGTGCGCGACTACGACGGACTCAAAGCCGCGGTCGACGGCGGGGTCGCCGAGCTCGGGCGGCTCGACATCATCGTCGCCAACGCGGGGATCGGCAACGAGGGCGGCGCGCTGGTCGACCTGCAGGAGAACCTGTGGGACGACATGATCGACGTCAACCTCGGTGGGGTCTGGAAATCGGTGAAAGCCGCTGTCCCGCACATGATCGCCGGTGAACGCGGCGGCTCGGTGATCCTGACGAGCTCGGTGGGCGGGCTCAAGGCCTACCCCAATATCGGCCACTATGTCGCGGCCAAACACGGTGTCGTCGGGCTCATGCGAACCTTCGCGGTGGAACTGGCGCAGCACTCCATTCGTGTCAATTCGGTCCACCCGACGCACGTGAACACCCCCATGGTGATGAACGAGGGCACCTACAAGCTGTTCCGCCCCGATCTGGAGAGCCCGGGGCCCGCGGATCTCGAGCCCATCGCCAGGCTGTTCCACACGTTGCCGGTGGCCTGGATCGAGCCCGAGGACGTCAGCAACGCGGTGCTGTATCTGGCCTCGGACGAGGCTCGCTACGTGACGGGTGTGCCCCTGCCGATCGACGCGGGCGGAATGCTCAAGTAG
- a CDS encoding cytochrome P450, with the protein MTDFDTVNYFTDPDLIPDPHPYFDHLRAKCPVTQEPHYGVYAVTGYEESAEVLKDSSIFSSAVAVGGPFPPLPFTPVGDDISELIEQHRTELPMYEHMVTMDPPQHTFARSVLNRLLTPARLKENEEFMWRLADQQLDEFADAGHCEFLSQYAKPFALLVVADMLGVPEADHEQFRVVLGASRPGARPGAIDNEALSSNPLAWLDEKFSAYISDRRDEPRDDVLTSLALAKYPDGTTPEVIDVVRSATFLFAAGQETTAKVLGAAVRIMGDQPEVQQRLREDRSLIPNFIEETLRMDAPVKSGFRLARRATTVGDVDIPAGGLVMFCPGAANRDPRRFEDPHEFRLDRDNFREHIAFGRGVHTCPGGPLARVEGRVSIERILDRMLDIEINAERHGPVGERTYGYEPTFLLRGLSELHIDFTPHS; encoded by the coding sequence GTGACCGATTTCGATACTGTGAACTACTTCACCGACCCGGATCTGATTCCTGATCCGCACCCCTATTTCGATCATCTACGGGCGAAGTGCCCGGTAACCCAAGAGCCGCACTACGGTGTCTACGCCGTCACCGGATACGAGGAATCGGCTGAGGTGCTCAAGGATTCGTCGATCTTCTCCTCTGCTGTCGCGGTCGGCGGGCCCTTTCCGCCGCTGCCTTTCACGCCGGTCGGGGACGATATCAGCGAGCTCATCGAGCAGCACCGGACCGAATTGCCGATGTATGAGCACATGGTGACGATGGACCCCCCGCAGCACACTTTCGCGCGGTCGGTTTTGAACCGTCTGCTCACGCCGGCCCGTTTGAAAGAAAACGAAGAATTCATGTGGCGGCTGGCGGACCAGCAGCTCGACGAGTTCGCCGATGCGGGCCACTGTGAATTTCTTTCTCAATACGCGAAGCCGTTCGCACTACTGGTCGTCGCGGATATGCTCGGCGTTCCCGAAGCCGACCACGAACAATTTCGTGTCGTGCTCGGTGCGTCCCGGCCGGGAGCTCGGCCCGGTGCGATCGACAACGAAGCTCTCTCCAGCAATCCCTTGGCGTGGCTGGACGAGAAATTCAGTGCCTACATCTCGGACCGCCGCGACGAGCCACGCGATGACGTGCTGACGTCCTTGGCGTTGGCCAAGTACCCGGACGGCACCACCCCGGAGGTCATCGACGTGGTGCGGTCGGCGACCTTCTTGTTCGCCGCGGGGCAGGAAACCACGGCCAAGGTGCTGGGTGCCGCGGTGCGAATCATGGGTGATCAGCCCGAGGTGCAGCAGCGATTGCGCGAGGACCGCAGCCTGATCCCGAACTTCATCGAGGAGACCCTGCGGATGGACGCGCCGGTCAAGAGCGGATTCCGGTTGGCCCGCCGTGCCACCACCGTCGGCGATGTGGACATCCCGGCCGGTGGCTTGGTGATGTTCTGCCCCGGCGCGGCCAATCGGGACCCGCGCCGATTCGAGGATCCGCACGAGTTCCGGCTGGACCGCGACAACTTCCGCGAGCACATCGCCTTCGGCCGCGGCGTGCACACCTGCCCAGGCGGTCCGCTCGCGCGCGTCGAGGGCAGGGTCTCGATCGAGCGAATCCTCGATCGCATGCTCGACATCGAGATCAACGCCGAGCGGCACGGTCCGGTCGGCGAGCGCACCTACGGCTACGAACCGACGTTCCTGCTCCGTGGGCTCAGCGAACTGCACATCGACTTCACTCCCCACTCCTGA
- a CDS encoding MlaD family protein, with translation MSPSERTRPLLAVPARVVVGAARLGSRHRSLLSCLALLLTLVVGTVYLVFGALGVDPTAATMTVRVHLAQSGGLLAGQNVTLRGVPIGRVESVELTPTGLVATAAIDATVRVPADGGVRVASLSLAGEQYLDFRPAGDNGPYLTDGAEIEVERTSTPVPLWQTLAQLDTTLAQVDPARLAAIVEELGVSAHGPGKLADIIDGGIFLVSTLDSVLPQTVGLLRDSRTVLTTAAAAAPGLGEFAGDAARLMSGVEAKTGGFVDLLGAAPGTLAALDAVMAQNSPAVVDLIGNLGTVADMANSRVPALREFFFPTERAGSTLGNLTAAFHDGGLWGLVNLYPRYSCDYNLPRHPPARPDFPEPYIYTHCANEDPSVLIRGARNAPRPPGARVPGAPPPGQAADTQAIPTPLGPWSIPLTFAGPELPTPVPR, from the coding sequence ATGAGCCCTTCGGAACGCACCCGACCGCTGCTCGCCGTCCCGGCCCGTGTGGTCGTCGGTGCTGCCAGGCTCGGCAGTAGGCATCGTTCGCTGTTGTCGTGCCTGGCGCTGCTGCTGACACTGGTTGTCGGCACCGTCTATCTGGTGTTCGGCGCGCTCGGTGTCGATCCGACGGCGGCCACCATGACCGTTCGGGTGCATCTCGCGCAGTCGGGCGGGCTGCTGGCCGGGCAGAACGTGACCTTGCGGGGCGTGCCGATCGGTCGAGTCGAATCCGTCGAGCTGACACCCACCGGGCTGGTGGCCACCGCGGCGATCGATGCGACGGTCCGGGTGCCCGCCGATGGCGGGGTCCGGGTCGCGAGTCTGTCCCTGGCCGGTGAGCAGTACCTCGACTTCCGCCCGGCCGGTGACAACGGTCCCTACCTGACCGATGGCGCCGAGATCGAGGTCGAGCGGACCTCGACCCCGGTGCCGCTGTGGCAGACCCTCGCTCAGCTGGATACCACGCTCGCGCAAGTGGATCCGGCCCGGCTGGCCGCGATAGTCGAGGAACTCGGGGTCAGCGCGCACGGTCCGGGCAAGCTCGCCGACATCATCGACGGGGGGATCTTTCTGGTCTCCACCCTGGACTCGGTCCTGCCCCAGACGGTCGGCCTCCTGCGCGACAGCCGCACGGTGCTCACCACCGCGGCCGCCGCGGCGCCGGGGTTGGGTGAGTTCGCTGGTGACGCGGCCCGATTGATGTCGGGGGTGGAGGCGAAAACAGGCGGGTTCGTCGATCTGCTCGGCGCGGCGCCGGGAACGCTGGCCGCGTTGGACGCGGTGATGGCGCAGAATTCGCCGGCGGTGGTCGACCTGATCGGCAATCTCGGCACGGTGGCGGACATGGCCAACTCGCGCGTGCCCGCGCTACGGGAGTTCTTCTTCCCGACCGAACGGGCGGGTTCGACACTGGGCAACCTCACCGCGGCGTTCCACGACGGCGGTCTCTGGGGCCTGGTCAACCTGTACCCGCGCTACTCCTGCGACTACAACCTCCCGCGGCATCCGCCCGCACGGCCCGATTTCCCCGAACCGTATATCTATACCCACTGCGCGAACGAGGACCCGTCGGTCCTCATCCGCGGCGCGCGCAACGCGCCACGCCCACCGGGTGCTCGCGTTCCGGGCGCACCGCCGCCGGGGCAGGCGGCCGACACCCAGGCGATCCCGACTCCGCTCGGACCATGGTCCATTCCGCTCACGTTCGCGGGTCCGGAGTTGCCGACACCGGTACCGCGCTGA
- a CDS encoding MlaD family protein: MRQRCRSAWVVLIAGVALVTGSGCSVGLGELPLPAPGVGGSTYTIHAGFANALNLPEQAKVRLLGADVGEVTDMSARDYTALVTMRIQQGVPLPVGTRAELRTATPLGDVFVALTPPDAAAPGGPSLQDGDTIALSSTQAAATIEELLTTASLLVNGGVIRNLTNIVNGLGHAVGDRGANLAALLDRSTRVVQALAARSADIRTALVEVDELTRQLQAQRRPLGDLVDVAGPALSTVTDSSQQALALIRQVDQISRELAKFPAIGGTAAVGMVADINRISAGLNAASTDPDASLAAMNAILGPIIKVTNGTSAHVNADLADVTIGALPDPAHPGDPGSRVPDASDWQAFVGTLTYTLLKLQQRVTGAGR; the protein is encoded by the coding sequence ATGAGGCAGCGATGTCGGTCTGCGTGGGTCGTGCTGATCGCCGGCGTCGCGCTCGTCACCGGATCTGGTTGCTCGGTGGGCCTGGGTGAACTGCCCTTGCCCGCCCCTGGCGTCGGGGGCTCCACCTATACGATCCACGCCGGTTTCGCCAACGCGTTGAACCTGCCCGAGCAGGCGAAGGTGCGCTTGCTCGGCGCCGATGTCGGTGAGGTCACCGACATGTCGGCGCGCGACTACACCGCCCTGGTCACGATGCGCATCCAGCAGGGAGTGCCCTTGCCGGTGGGCACCCGGGCCGAATTGCGCACCGCGACCCCGCTCGGCGACGTCTTCGTGGCGCTCACCCCACCGGACGCAGCCGCGCCAGGAGGGCCCTCGCTCCAGGACGGCGACACCATCGCACTGTCGTCCACCCAGGCCGCGGCCACCATCGAGGAACTGCTGACCACGGCGTCACTGCTGGTGAACGGCGGGGTGATCCGGAATCTGACCAACATCGTCAACGGCCTCGGGCACGCCGTCGGCGATCGCGGCGCGAACCTCGCCGCGCTGCTGGACCGATCGACCAGGGTGGTGCAGGCCCTGGCCGCGCGATCAGCCGACATCCGCACCGCACTCGTCGAGGTCGACGAACTCACCCGGCAACTGCAGGCGCAGCGGCGCCCGCTCGGCGACCTGGTCGATGTCGCGGGTCCGGCGCTCTCGACCGTGACCGACAGCTCCCAGCAGGCGTTGGCGCTGATCCGGCAGGTCGATCAGATCAGCAGGGAACTGGCGAAGTTTCCCGCCATCGGCGGGACGGCCGCTGTCGGCATGGTCGCCGACATCAATCGGATCTCCGCGGGGCTCAACGCGGCCTCGACCGATCCCGATGCCAGCCTGGCGGCGATGAACGCGATCCTCGGGCCGATCATCAAGGTCACCAACGGCACGTCGGCGCACGTGAACGCCGATCTGGCGGACGTGACGATCGGCGCGCTGCCCGACCCGGCCCACCCGGGTGATCCAGGCAGCCGGGTACCGGACGCGAGCGACTGGCAGGCCTTCGTCGGCACCTTGACCTACACCTTGCTCAAACTGCAGCAGCGTGTGACGGGGGCAGGCCGATGA